One window from the genome of Salvia splendens isolate huo1 chromosome 9, SspV2, whole genome shotgun sequence encodes:
- the LOC121748703 gene encoding uncharacterized protein LOC121748703, producing the protein MNPNFISSSSSSDEDDENSHMIYTYNQFIQDMQRRIDNNNVLIQYLRDHQSPQIYLGSVPGHIVINRDREGAHARLYNDYFADNPLYNETMFRRRFQMSRLLFLRIVDAVKEHDDYFVQRPDGTRRLGQSSLQKGC; encoded by the exons ATGAATCCCAATTTTATTTCTAGCTCTTCATCTtctgatgaagatgatgaaaaTTCTCATATGATATACACTTACAACCAATTTATACAGGATATGCAACGTAGAATCGACAACAACAATGTGTTGATTCAATACCTTCGTGACCATCAAAGTCCACAAATATATCTTGGATCAGTTCCAGGGCATATTGTCATCAACCGTGACCGAGAGGGTGCTCACGCTAGATTGTACAATGATTATTTTGCTGATAATCCATTGTATAATGAAACCATGTTTCGTAGGAGATTCCAGATGTCTCGTCTATTGTTCCTTCGTATTGTGGATGCAGTTAAGGAACACGATGACTACTTCGTGCAACGACCAGATGGAACCAGAAGGCTTGGACAATCATCTCTTCAAAAG GGATGCTAG
- the LOC121748699 gene encoding transcription factor MYB82-like, with protein sequence MKGKEGVKKASLRKGFWKPEEDLILKKYVESHGEGNWTAVSKNSGLTRGAKSCRLRWKNYLRPNIKRGIMSEDEKDLIIRLHKLLGNRWSLIAGRLPGRTDNEVKNYWNTHLNKRPSRAQIPEPPPHAATTESVAPIPKIEGGNLDESSSATDCWIDKLKNGHLDFEAYNYMPILDDLVYSGSFDETIFNFYSLFN encoded by the exons atgaaGGGCAAAGAGGGAGTGAAGAAGGCAAGTTTGAGGAAGGGTTTTTGGAAACCAGAAGAGGATTTGATACTGAAGAAATATGTGGAGAGCCACGGCGAAGGCAACTGGACCGCCGTATCCAAGAACTCAG GATTGACTAGGGGAGCCAAGAGCTGCAGGCTGAGGTGGAAGAACTACCTAAGACCTAACATCAAAAGAGGCATCATGTCTGAAGATGAGAAGGATCTTATTATTAGGCTGCATAAGCTTCTAGGCAACCG GTGGTCGTTGATTGCCGGAAGGCTTCCCGGTCGGACCGATAACGAAGTCAAGAATTACTGGAATACACATTTGAACAAGAGGCCCTCCCGGGCTCAAATTCCCGAACCACCGCCCCATGCGGCCACGACAGAATCTGTGGCCCCGATTCCGAAAATCGAAGGGGGGAATTTGGATGAGAGTAGTAGTGCAACAGATTGTTGGATAGACAAGTTGAAAAATGGGCATCTGGATTTCGAGGCCTACAATTACATGCCCATTTTGGACGATTTGGTTTATTCGGGTTCGTTTGATGAAACAATATTTAATTTCTATAGCTTGTTTAATTAG